The genomic stretch AGTCCGAACAGCTCGCTGCCATCCATGCGGCGGGCAAGCTCCATGCCATTGACAATATTACCCCACTGGTCGCTCCCACCCATCTGCAACTGACAGCCATAGCGCTGCGCCAGCTCGCGGAAATCGTAAGCCTGCAGGATCATGTAGTTGAATTCGAGGAACGTCAGCGGCTGCTCGCGGTCAAGCCGCAGTTTGACCGAATCGAAGGTCAGCATGCGATTGACAGTGAAGTGCGGGCCTACATCGCGCAGCAACTCGATATAGCCGAGCTCGCTTAGCCACTCGTCATTGTTGACCATCACGGCGTCAGTCGGCCCGTCACCGAAGGTCAGCAGGCGCTCGAAGACCTTGCGGATGCCGGCGATATTCTTGTCAATATCGGCATCGGTCAGCATTTTACGGCTCTCGTCCTTGCCGCTGGGATCGCCCACCTTGGTCGTGCCGCCCCCCATCACGACGATCGGCTTGTGCCCGGCCTGCTGCAACCGGCGCAGCATCATGATCTGCACAAGGCTTCCCACGTGCAGCGATGGCGCGGTGGCATCGAAGCCGATATAGCCCGGCACCGTGCCCTTGGCAGCTAGCGCGTCCAGCGCCTCGCCATTGGTGATCTGGTGAATATAGCCGCGCTCTTCGAGGGTGCGCAGGAGGTCGGAGGAAAAGCTGCTCATGATGGAGCGCGCGCTAGCAGGTAAGGACGCCCGTGCAAACGCATGAACTGGTGCCGCATGCCGCCTATCCTGCGGCGAGCGTAACCTCCGTGACGGCGAAGATCATCGGCCGCGACCCCAATTGGTTGCGTGTCCGTTGGCGCGTCGAGGGCGTGCAGAGCCTTGTCGTACCGAAGTTTGCGGGGCGGGGACGGGCGGACTGCCTTTGGCAAACCACCTGCTTCGAGATGTTCGTGAAGCCCAAAGGCGGCACGTCATACCTGGAATTGAACCTGTCCCCGTCGGAGCGTTGGAACGCGTATGCCTTCGATGCGCCGCGAAACGGGATGCGAGAACTCCCCATGGCTCGCGAGCCTGATTGCACCATGCGGCCCGGCAGCAGCTTCGCCATCTTCGATGCGGCCATCCCCGCCGATGTGATACCGTCAGTCGATTGCGACTATGGAATGACCTGCATCCTAGAAGAGCAGGGCGGCACGAAAAGTTACTGGGCGCTCTGCCATTCGGGCGATGTGCCGGATTTCCATGAACCTGCTTGCTTCACGGGCACGCTTGCGGCACCCACCGCGCCATGAAATTCGGCATCGACCGCCTTCTGACCGAAGACGAACTTCGCGCCCCGCTGGCGGGCAAGCGCGTATCGCTGGTGGCGCATCCGGCTTCGGTCACCGCGCAACTGCACCATTCGCTCGACGCGCTGATCGAACGCGGGGTCAACGTCACCTCTGCCTTCGGGCCGCAGCACGGGCTGAAGGGCGACAAGCAGGACAATATGGTCGAGACGGCGGACGAGACCGATCCGCGCCACAATATCCCGGTTTTCAGCCTCTACGGCGAGGTCCGGCGACCGACCGGACAGATGATGTCGACGGCGGACGTTTTCCTGTTCGACCTCCAAGATCTCGGTTGCCGCATTTACACCTTCGTGACGACGCTGCTCTACCTGATGGAAGAGGCGGCGAAGGCGGGTAAATCGGTCTGGGTTCTTGACCGCCCCAATCCCGCTGGCGGGCCGGTGGAAGGCACCTTGCTGGTCCCTGGACAGGAAAGCTTCGTCGGC from Qipengyuania profundimaris encodes the following:
- a CDS encoding DOMON-like domain-containing protein; translated protein: MTAKIIGRDPNWLRVRWRVEGVQSLVVPKFAGRGRADCLWQTTCFEMFVKPKGGTSYLELNLSPSERWNAYAFDAPRNGMRELPMAREPDCTMRPGSSFAIFDAAIPADVIPSVDCDYGMTCILEEQGGTKSYWALCHSGDVPDFHEPACFTGTLAAPTAP
- the tyrS gene encoding tyrosine--tRNA ligase → MSSFSSDLLRTLEERGYIHQITNGEALDALAAKGTVPGYIGFDATAPSLHVGSLVQIMMLRRLQQAGHKPIVVMGGGTTKVGDPSGKDESRKMLTDADIDKNIAGIRKVFERLLTFGDGPTDAVMVNNDEWLSELGYIELLRDVGPHFTVNRMLTFDSVKLRLDREQPLTFLEFNYMILQAYDFRELAQRYGCQLQMGGSDQWGNIVNGMELARRMDGSELFGLTTPLLTTADGSKMGKTAAGAVWLNENQLPSYDFWQFWRNVDDRDVGRFLRLFTDLPLDEIARLEALEGAEINQAKTMLATEVTALVRGREAANAAAQTASDTFAGGGSGEELPSLSVGSDGMRIGAALTALGFTASNGEAKRKLAEGAVKLDGEVVGDPGFLVNVAPDTEIKLSLGKKKHAILRR